The DNA sequence GGGCCTCCCTCAGCCGCCCGCGGCCCGTCCCGCGACCACCGCGCCGACGAGTACGGCGACGACGTAGACGCCGACACCGACCGCGAACCTGCCCGGCAGTCGGCTCAGCAGTCCGACGCTGTCATGGTCGACGAGCTGGCGGACCGCTCCCCTGCCCCCGAGGACGACGAGTCCCACGCCGAGGGCCTGGAGCGTGTCGTACTTCAGGGAACTCCCCACGTGGCTCAAGACGTCGCCTCCACGGCGCAGGCCTCCGGCAGGGCCGTGGTGAACCAGGTGTACACGGGAGCCAGCGTCGGCGATGCGGGCCAGCCGTTGACCGTCGCCAGGAGCCGCCAGTACCGCTCGACGTGCGGATCAGCGGTCAGATGGAGGCGGGCGAGGAGCCAGCGGCGCAGATCGCCGTCACCGGCGCGCGCGAACGCGTAGCCGTAGAGGTCGCTCAGCGAGTCGGCGAGCGCCGCGGCCGAGACGGAGGCCGGGAGGACGCCGATGGCCGTGGCCTCCTCGATGCGTTCGCGCATCGCCCGGTTGAGGCCGTCGTGCAGGTCGCCGACCGCTTCCGGGGAGGGCTCCTGGGCCTGGTCCTCGGCGACGCGTCGTACCGCGGAGCGGAATTCCGTGCTCCGGCACAGTTCCGCGAGTTCGGCCCAGGCTGCGACCTGCTCGGGGGACGGGTCGTCGGGCAGCTCCGGCATGACGGACCGCATCAGGCCCGCGAACTCGGGGTTGGGCTCGCCGTCCGCGAAGACGGCGTCGATGAATTCGGCCACCAGGCGGCGCTGTTCGGCCCGGGAGAGCGTGGCGAGTCGGTGCATGAGGTCCATCTCCATGGGGGTGGGGCCGCGCTGGGCGACGGCGCGCAGGACCGCCCGGCGCACGCGCAGGGACCGGATCTGTACGTCCAGGGCGTCGGCGTGCGCATCGGCGACTTCGGAGAGGGTCGCCTCCCGGTCCAGCACCTTGCGTACGGTCGCGAGGTCGAGCCCCAGCTCGCGCAGCGTCCGGACGAGACCGAGGCGGGCGAGCGCGTCCGGGCCGTACAGCCGGTAGCCCGCCGGGCTGCGGCCGTCCGGAGGGACGATGCCCTTGTCGGAGTAAAACCGGATCGCCTTCACCGTCAGGCCGGTGCGGCGCGCCAGCTCTCCGATGGAGTAGAAGGTGTCGCTGTGCATGTCCCCAGCTTGAGGTCTCCCCCGACGGGAGACTCAAGCGGTGCGGGCGGAGCGCTACCTCGTCGTGCCGCGGGGTCGGCGTACGGGCCGTCGCTCGGCCAGCGCGCTGACGGCCGTGAGCAGCAGGGTGACGACGACCCCGCAGCGGATCGCGGCCGACGCGCTCGCCAGGTCGAGCGCCACGGCGGACAGGACGGCGGCGAGGCTGTAGCCCACGGCTCCGACCGCGTACAGGACGGAGTACGCGGCGGCGTGGGCATGCGGCGGCAGGTGTCCGCGGAGGCTCAGATTGCGGGTGATCATCACGCCGGACTGGAAGAAGCCCGCCAGGAGCAGGCCGACGGCGATGCCCGGCGTGGCGGGCAGGACGGTGATCAGGAAGAGGCACCCCGCCGTGCAGGCCAGGAGCAGCAGGCTCTGTGCCCGTACGGAGCCGGGCCAGGCGCGCAGGCCGTGGCAGAGGGCACCGGCGGCGCCGGCCAGTGCGAATCCGGCGAGCAGCGGTCCCGACCACCCCACCGCGATCCGCCGCTCCTCCAGGAGGGCGGGCAGGACCAGTTCGGCGGTGGCCAGCATCGCCATGGAGGCCGCGCCGGTGAGATAGACGGGCCAGGCGGAGAGCAGGGTCCGGGCCAGCGGCGGCGCGGCAGGTCCGGCAGGGGCCGGATCCTGCGATTCCGGCAGTCTGAGCAGGAGGTACGAGGCGGTGGCCGCGAGCAGGGCGCCCAGCGTCAAGGGGGCTCCGGTGTGCACCTGGAGCGCCAGGAAGACCACGAGCGCGGGCGCCGCCGCCCAGGTGAGCTGCGTCAACGTCGTCTCGGCGGCCAAGGCGCGGGGCACGGCGCCGTCGGCCACGAGCCGGGTGAGCAGGGCGCGGATGCCGCCGGGGCAGGCGGCCGGTGCCGCACCGGCCAGGAGGGCGAGCCCGATGAGCACCGGAGCGGGGGCGGACCCCGCGAAGGCCGTGGCGCAGAAGGCGAGCGCTCCCACCGCGAGCCCTGCTGACAGCTGCCGCCTCATCCCGCCGCGGCCCAGTCGGGGCCCGAGCACGGCCGCGCCCGCCACTTCCCCCACGACGTACGTGGAGGCCAGGGTCGCACCGAGGGTGTAGCCGCCCGCGCTCTGTCTGCTCAGGAAGACCAAAGCCAGGGGTGCCATGGCCACCGGGGCCTTGCTGGCGAGCGCGACGACACCCCACAGCAGCAGTTCACCTCTCATCACGTCCTGTTCCCCATGGGGTTCTTGACGTACCCGCGCCCGGGCGACGGGCCGACGTCGGAACCCCGGATCACG is a window from the Streptomyces spectabilis genome containing:
- a CDS encoding MerR family transcriptional regulator produces the protein MHSDTFYSIGELARRTGLTVKAIRFYSDKGIVPPDGRSPAGYRLYGPDALARLGLVRTLRELGLDLATVRKVLDREATLSEVADAHADALDVQIRSLRVRRAVLRAVAQRGPTPMEMDLMHRLATLSRAEQRRLVAEFIDAVFADGEPNPEFAGLMRSVMPELPDDPSPEQVAAWAELAELCRSTEFRSAVRRVAEDQAQEPSPEAVGDLHDGLNRAMRERIEEATAIGVLPASVSAAALADSLSDLYGYAFARAGDGDLRRWLLARLHLTADPHVERYWRLLATVNGWPASPTLAPVYTWFTTALPEACAVEATS
- a CDS encoding MFS transporter — encoded protein: MRGELLLWGVVALASKAPVAMAPLALVFLSRQSAGGYTLGATLASTYVVGEVAGAAVLGPRLGRGGMRRQLSAGLAVGALAFCATAFAGSAPAPVLIGLALLAGAAPAACPGGIRALLTRLVADGAVPRALAAETTLTQLTWAAAPALVVFLALQVHTGAPLTLGALLAATASYLLLRLPESQDPAPAGPAAPPLARTLLSAWPVYLTGAASMAMLATAELVLPALLEERRIAVGWSGPLLAGFALAGAAGALCHGLRAWPGSVRAQSLLLLACTAGCLFLITVLPATPGIAVGLLLAGFFQSGVMITRNLSLRGHLPPHAHAAAYSVLYAVGAVGYSLAAVLSAVALDLASASAAIRCGVVVTLLLTAVSALAERRPVRRPRGTTR